GGGTGGCGATGGCGTTGCTTATACTAATGGCGAAGAGTCTGGTTTTGTGCCTGCCAACAAAGTTAAAGTTGAGGACACCACCGCTGCCGGGGATACCTTCTGCGGATGTTTCGCCAAGGCGATTGTTGATGGTACCTCCATTCCGGAGGCGATTGTTTTTGCCAATGCGGCCGCCGGGATAACGGTTCAGAAACTCGGTGCGCAAAGTTCTATTCCGACACAACAAGAGATTGAAGATTTTTTACACAAACCTGCATAGTTTTGAAGAGTAGCCTATATCAGTACATTAATAAATTAGCAGCATCGGCAACCTCAGAAGAGGAGGTGTTTGGATTGCTATTCTCACAGATTGGTTATCATCCTGACCGACCCATCAAAGTTATTTTACGATTGCCCGAGACTCACGCTTTTGAAGAGGGAAGTTGTCATTTGATCAGTGAGCAGTCGGATGCAGTTTATGATCAAAATTGGATTAAATGGGGAAATGTATGGGGTGCGCAGTGGTGGATCGCTACTTTTGAAGGCGTTGCTGAAGGGCATTACCATGTGGAGCACCGTGTGGGCGCAGAGGTGATGATCCGCGATGGCCGATGCACGGTAAAAAAAGACATTTTGTGGGACGACACTTATAACTACTGTTCGGTAGATATGCTTCAGCGTCGTTTTCACTTTACAGGATTGCAAATGGGCTGGCAGGATGCAGGGACCAAATGGGCAGAGTCTCCGGCGCAGTCCTCTATGTTGATGGGCTTGCTAAACATGTACCTCAACGGCAGTGAACTTTATGATGAAGAGTTCAAAAAAGCACTGGCTGAGCAAATCATCGTTGGGGCTGACTATATGGTCGCCACCGCTGATTATGCCGCAGAAAAAGGGTATGCCGAAGGCAGTTTTGTCCATGATTTGTTGGAAAACAAAGAGGTCGTATTGCCCAATGATGCCTCCAAAGCGGTGCTTTCATTGATTCAGACCTATCAGGCATTGCCCGACTATGCGGAGAAGAAAAATCTCAAATCTTATATTCTGAAAGGATGGGAATATTTGCGCAGCACCACTTCGCCACAGTTTGGATTCAGTACGGTTCAAAGGGGAATTGATGCAGATATTCTTCCGCCAGAAGGGGAGTGGCCAACACGGGAATTGTTCAATTTTGTGGCGATTATTGTTGAGGGAGATAAGAACAAACTGATCTCCAAGCAGGGCGTCAGTACTTATCTGAAACAATTGCGTGACCGACAGCTCAAAGCGGAAAATGCGGTGCAGGGAATTTATGGGGTCTTTAAAGAATTTGACTCTACCGACCACCTTGAAAGCATGTGGGTGCATTCGATCCTTGATCATGTTTATGGCGTGGATTCTGGCGGATTGATTCCACCACGAATTTTGGACTTGCTGCAGATTGTCAATGGCGATTTCAGTGAAGAAGATAAGCAATTGGCGGAAGAGATTATCCATGATTTTGCTTATGGATTCCTGATTCCTGCGGCACGACAAAATCCATTTTCATTATTGCCCAATACGGTGAAACTAAATGGCGATTGCGTGTGGTTCGCAGGCCCGTTCCATGGCATGAACAGCATTTACGGGTATTTGGCAGAGACCTGTTTTGCTTTGAGCAAACACTATCGAGAAGAAGAATTTGAGCAGATTGCCTATGGTAATTTGCAGTGGATTGCAGGACTGAACTCCGGCTTGACACAAGAGGCGCAAGACGTGGGTTGTGTGGTTTGCAGCGCCAATCAACCAAGAAATACTGCTATTCCAGTAGGGATGATATGCGGCATTGGTAACCGTACTTTCGGCACCTGGTTCCAGTCGAGAGGCGTGATCACCAGTGGTTTTTCAGTAGGAGCTCCTTTCGTTTTGGATGTAATGGCAACCAAAGAAAACGACCGTCCGCAGTCATTTACCGACGAAGAATGGATCCCTCATTCGGCAGGTTGGCTACATGGTGCTATGAAGCTGAAGCAGCTGAGCAACAGCTAATTATTTTTTTTATTCAATCTTTTATCATATTATGAAATATAATATTATCACATTTTTTGCACTGCTTTTTTGTAGCGGTGTTGCCTTTGGGCAGAAAGTGATCACCTTGGAGAATAATTTGGTCAAGTACGATGTCGTTTACAATAATGACAGCCTGTATCTTTCTAATTTCAACCTGAAAAGTGACACACTCAACTATGTAAAATCAAAGAGTAAAGGTTTTTCTTTTGTTCTTAATGATACAGAATACAGTGGTTTCAGTAAATGGAACCTGGATAAGGTAAAGCGTGTAAAAACCGACAAAACTACGCAGCGCGTGATTTTGACGCTTAAGCCAAAAGGTGAAAAAACCTTTAAGATTTTTGTCAACTATGAAATGTATGACAATCACCCTTTTATCAGAAAATGGATCACTTTTGAGAATACTGGTAAAGAGGATTTCAAAATTGAGTCTTTGAATGTTCAGGATATCTATACGAGCATGAACAACACCTGGGCGATGGTTTTGAACAACTATGGCCGAATGAAACACCTGATGAAATATGAAGGTGACTGGGATGATCCCGTAGTGGTGATCGAACAGGCGAATTCTAAGCAGGGAATGGCTTTGGGTAACGAAGCAATGGGTATTCTGAAAAGAACAGCCTTCCAGTCAGAAGGAATGCACGACAACGTTCAGGTGGGACTGACGCACCCAAATCAGGATTTTCCTTTCAGGAAATGGTTCAAGCCTAAGCAATCATGGACCAGCCCCAAAACGTTTATTGGGCTATATCATGGCTACCGCGATGGTTTCCAAATGATCAACAACGAAGTAAACAAGTTCGTCAAAACCGCTTTGAAACCAAGAATTTATGACTTGAAAGAGAAGCCTACTTTTGTTTACAATACCTGGTATCCATTCCGCACGCACATCAGTGATACTTTGATCCGTCGCGTGGCAAAAGCTGCTGCTGAGTGTGGCGTTAAGGAATTCATTATCGATGATGGCTGGCAGGTAAACGCTCACGGAAAGAGCTCGATTCGTGGTTGGGGTGAAAATTATGGCGACTGGCATGTGGATCAAAATAAATTCCCTGGTGGTTTGAAGCCTACCTTTGATTATATCAAATCTTTAGGCATGAAACCAGGTTTGTGGATTTCTATCGGCTCTGCTACCAAAGATTCTAAAGTATATCAAGAGCATCCTGAATGGTTTGTTCAGAAGCCTGACGGAAGTACGGGGAACTTGCATTTCCAATCTCCAGTTGATAATGGTTTCTATTCAGCCTCTTTCGGAACAGGGTGGAAGGATTACATGAAAGAAACTATTCTTCGATTGGTAAAAGATTATGGTTTGGCTTATGCAAAGATGGACCTTGCTGTTGTAACCTCTCCTTATGTTAATGACACTAAGCAGTCTGGTTCTTATGCCAAAGATCATCCGGATTACCGAGACCATAACGAGTCGTTTACTGTTTTGTATGAAAACATGCTGAAGATGTTCGACGAGTTGCACGAAGAAGCACCAGAACTATTCATCGACTGTACCTATGAAACAACGGGTAAAGTCCACCTGATGGATTACGCCACGGCTGAACATGCTGAAGGTAACTGGTTGTCAAATATCGAAGATCCAGCACCTGTTGGTCCGATGAGAGTTCGACAGTTGGCATGGTGGCGTTCACCAGCCGTACCCGCTTCTTCTTTGGTGATCGGTAACTTACCAATGGACACTGATGATATTGACCTGACGATGAAATCATTGATTGGTACATTGCCGATCGTTTTGGGTGACCCTGACAAATTGCCTGTTGAAAAGCGCCAAGAGATGAGAAGCTGGGCAGACTGGATGGATCAGATGCAGGAACGTTTTGATTATATGTCATATCGCAAGGATTTGGAAGGTTTCGGCGAACCACGTGAAGGTTACTGGGATGGATGGCAGCGCATTAATTATGATACACAGGAAGGTGGAATTTTGGGTGTGTTCCGTCAAGGAGCTAAGGAGTCTGCCCGTATGGTGTACCCAAGTGAACTTAATGAGAACGCCACTTACGAAATCAATTTGGCACCATCAGGAAAGCACGTCATTACGGCAACCGGTAAAGAATTGATGGAACGAGGATTCCAGGTGGTGATCAATAAAAAATATGGTGGAGAACTATTCGAAGTATCGAAAGTGATCATTCCATAATCATCAACCTAAGAGCGTGTTTAACACCTAAAATTCGAAGTAGAATGGTAAGTTTTTAAACACGCACTATAAAGACCGTTTCTTTAATTGGGCTGTTGCATCATTGATTTTTCTTCCATTAGGTACCAAAATTTGTTTTGTTGTAAATTTTCATTGGCTAAAATTCACAGCTTTTAATCAGCAAGAATTATAGCGCGTGTGAATAAAGAATTTGAATTATTCTGAAAGATCGGGGTATTCGTTTGAGGTGAATTTTCACTTCAATAATCCGTTGAATTTTCGTTATGATTTATTTTTAACACGCACTAATGCCATAAATATTGAGCAGCGAATATCATTTGATGGAACCTTAAATGTGAAAA
This genomic interval from Persicobacter psychrovividus contains the following:
- a CDS encoding glycoside hydrolase family 36 protein: MKYNIITFFALLFCSGVAFGQKVITLENNLVKYDVVYNNDSLYLSNFNLKSDTLNYVKSKSKGFSFVLNDTEYSGFSKWNLDKVKRVKTDKTTQRVILTLKPKGEKTFKIFVNYEMYDNHPFIRKWITFENTGKEDFKIESLNVQDIYTSMNNTWAMVLNNYGRMKHLMKYEGDWDDPVVVIEQANSKQGMALGNEAMGILKRTAFQSEGMHDNVQVGLTHPNQDFPFRKWFKPKQSWTSPKTFIGLYHGYRDGFQMINNEVNKFVKTALKPRIYDLKEKPTFVYNTWYPFRTHISDTLIRRVAKAAAECGVKEFIIDDGWQVNAHGKSSIRGWGENYGDWHVDQNKFPGGLKPTFDYIKSLGMKPGLWISIGSATKDSKVYQEHPEWFVQKPDGSTGNLHFQSPVDNGFYSASFGTGWKDYMKETILRLVKDYGLAYAKMDLAVVTSPYVNDTKQSGSYAKDHPDYRDHNESFTVLYENMLKMFDELHEEAPELFIDCTYETTGKVHLMDYATAEHAEGNWLSNIEDPAPVGPMRVRQLAWWRSPAVPASSLVIGNLPMDTDDIDLTMKSLIGTLPIVLGDPDKLPVEKRQEMRSWADWMDQMQERFDYMSYRKDLEGFGEPREGYWDGWQRINYDTQEGGILGVFRQGAKESARMVYPSELNENATYEINLAPSGKHVITATGKELMERGFQVVINKKYGGELFEVSKVIIP